Genomic DNA from Candidatus Cloacimonadaceae bacterium:
TCCTTTCGATGTTTCCCTATCCCTCCGGCGTTCTCCATATCGGGCATGCGTCTAACTATTCGATCGGCGATGCGGTCACGCGGCTGAAAATGATGGAAGGCTATGCCGTGATGCAGCCAATGGGCTATGATTCCTTTGGCATGCCTGCGGAAAATCATGCCATCCAGCACAATTCACACCCAAAGATTACCACCGAGGAAAATATCTCCGCCATGCGCAGCCAGTTTGACGCCATGGGCTTTGGACTGGACTGGGATCGCGAGGTCAGCACCTGCCGTCCGGATTACTACAAGTGGGGACAATATATCTTCAAAAAGCTCTTTGGAAAAGGCTTGGTCTATCGCAAGAAATCCTTTCAAAACTGGTGCGACGAATGCCAGACAGTGCTTGCCAACGAACAGGTCGAGGACGGTGCCTGCTGGCGATGCCAGAGCGAAGTTGTCCAGAAAGAATTGGAGCAGTGGTATTTTAAGATCACCGAGTATGCAGAGGAATTGCTCGATTTCAGCAAAGTGATCGACTGGCCGGAGCGTGTGATCATGATGCAAAAGCATTGGATCGGCAAAAGCGAAGGCACCTTGATCGAATTTCCGTTTGAGAACACAAATGAAACCATCGGCGTCTTCACTACTCGTCCGGACACTATCTTTGGCGCCACTTTCATGGCATTGCCTCCGGAGCATCCGCTGGTGCAGAAATGGTTGATGGAAGATACTGAAAACAAAGCGCTTGTGGATTTTTGCCAGAAGGTCATCAACGAAGACAAGATGACGCGCACTGCCACGGACACCGCCAAGGAAGGCATCTTCAGCGGCAGGTTCTGTATCAATCCTTTGAATAATGAAAAAGTGCAGATCTGGGTGACGAACTATGTCCTCATGGATTATGGCACCGGCGCCGTGATGGCTGTCCCCGCGCATGACCAACGCGATTTTGAATTTGCCGAAAAGTATGACATCCCGATGCGGATTGTGATCCAGAATCATACTCAAAACCTGATCCTGTCCGAAATGACCGAAGCATATATCGAACCCGGCATCATGGTCAATTCCGGAGCCTTTGACGGTATGGAAAGCGAAGCCGCCAAGGGTGCAATCGCTCAAGAGCTTGAAGCCGAGGGCAGAGGCAAACGCACCTCCACCTATCGTTTGAGGGACTGGGGAATCTCGCGCCAACGATATTGGGGCAATCCCATTCCGGTGATCCACTGTCCGGATTGCGGCATCGTTCTGGTTCCGGATTGCGATCTGCCCGTGCTGCTTCCCGACAACGTTCAAGTGGGTAAAACCACAAATAACCCGCTGCTTTCCGTGCCGGAATGGATCAATGTGCCTTGCCCGGACTGCGGAAAAGACGCAAGGCGCGAAACGGATACGATGGACACCTTCGTAGATAGTTCATGGTACTATGCGCGCTATGCGGATCCCCAAAACAGTGAGCTTCCTTTTGATCCGGTCAAGGGAAATTATTGGCTGCCGGTGGATCAATATATCGGCGGCATCGAACACGCCTGCATGCACTTGCTCTATGCCAGATTCATCGGAAAGTTTATGCGCGATCTTGGCTGGCTGGAGCAGGACGAACCCTTTGCCAGATTGCTCACCCAGGGCATGGTCACCAAAGACGGCGCCAAAATGAGCAAATCCAAAGGCAACACCGTCGATCCTACCTATATCATTGATCGTTTCGGAGCGGATACTTTGCGCGTATTCTTGCTTTTTGCCTCGCCACCGGAAAAAGACGTGGAATGGAGCGACGACGGCGTCATGGGTTCATTCCGTTTCCTGAACCGCGTGTGGCGATTGATCGAATCCAATCTGGAAACCATCAAGCGTGGCATGGCTTGCAGCGCAGAGCCGGAGGATGTTTCTCCGGAAATGAAACCCCTGCTTTTCAGCTCCCACCGAGGCATCAAAAAGTGGCGCGAGGATTGTCTCAAGCGCATGCAGTATAATACCGCCATCGCCGCCACGATGGAACATCTGAATCACTGCATTGCCGTGAAGAATCCCGAATCCTTGAGCGATGCCGATCTGGCGGTCTATAGTGAAGCCTGCGGTATCATTGCCCAAATGCTTTATCCCTTCGCGCCCCACATCGCTGAAGAGCTTTGGCAAATGATGGGCTTTGAGACGATGCTTCACGAAAGCGGCATGCCGGATTATGAGGAGCGCTATCTCATACAGGATAGTATCACTTACGTAATCCAGATCAATGGCAAACTGCGCGGCAGGATCGAAGTGCCTGTCGATATCGATCACGAAACCTTGAAACAGCAAGTTCTCGAGGTAGAAAACGTCAAGCGCAGCCTGGAAGGTTGCCAAGTCAAAAAGATTATCGTCGTTCCAGGAAAGATGGTGAGTATAGCGGTGTAATACCGAGTTTTTTGGAAATATGCCTATCAAACACAGCGACTTTCCCAGTAGCGCAGCATGCCGATGCTGCGGACCGGATATTCAGAGAACGCAAATACCATACATCACTACATCACTTTCTCTGCCTCTCTTCTCTGATCCCTCTGAATCTCCGTGGTGAAA
This window encodes:
- the leuS gene encoding leucine--tRNA ligase: MEYPFHEIEQKWQQIWREKRIFNAPDLSEKPKYYVLSMFPYPSGVLHIGHASNYSIGDAVTRLKMMEGYAVMQPMGYDSFGMPAENHAIQHNSHPKITTEENISAMRSQFDAMGFGLDWDREVSTCRPDYYKWGQYIFKKLFGKGLVYRKKSFQNWCDECQTVLANEQVEDGACWRCQSEVVQKELEQWYFKITEYAEELLDFSKVIDWPERVIMMQKHWIGKSEGTLIEFPFENTNETIGVFTTRPDTIFGATFMALPPEHPLVQKWLMEDTENKALVDFCQKVINEDKMTRTATDTAKEGIFSGRFCINPLNNEKVQIWVTNYVLMDYGTGAVMAVPAHDQRDFEFAEKYDIPMRIVIQNHTQNLILSEMTEAYIEPGIMVNSGAFDGMESEAAKGAIAQELEAEGRGKRTSTYRLRDWGISRQRYWGNPIPVIHCPDCGIVLVPDCDLPVLLPDNVQVGKTTNNPLLSVPEWINVPCPDCGKDARRETDTMDTFVDSSWYYARYADPQNSELPFDPVKGNYWLPVDQYIGGIEHACMHLLYARFIGKFMRDLGWLEQDEPFARLLTQGMVTKDGAKMSKSKGNTVDPTYIIDRFGADTLRVFLLFASPPEKDVEWSDDGVMGSFRFLNRVWRLIESNLETIKRGMACSAEPEDVSPEMKPLLFSSHRGIKKWREDCLKRMQYNTAIAATMEHLNHCIAVKNPESLSDADLAVYSEACGIIAQMLYPFAPHIAEELWQMMGFETMLHESGMPDYEERYLIQDSITYVIQINGKLRGRIEVPVDIDHETLKQQVLEVENVKRSLEGCQVKKIIVVPGKMVSIAV